In Gavia stellata isolate bGavSte3 chromosome 33, bGavSte3.hap2, whole genome shotgun sequence, the DNA window ATGCCCCCCGGCTTGAGCTCTGCAGGCACGGGACCCCGGCATCCTGCGTCGCTGCCGGGCGCTACCAGCCGGACCCCGCCAGACCTCAGTGCTCCCCTTGGGCAAGCGGAGATGGACAGGCTCCGGTGTACCGCCAGTCCTGGGTGCCCACCGCGGCGGGGTGACCCGGGGCTTGCCAGCGTCCtcgccctgctcctgctgcccaaaGCCTGGTAGCCGTGACCCCCCTGAACTGGGGCCACACCAGCAGACGGGGAGCGTGGCTGGGCTCAGCCGAGGTGGCTCGGCCGCGCTCGAGGGGCTGAGAGCTCATGACGCAGGGAGGGGACCCCGTTTGCTGAAGGAGTGACCGCGCCGGCGATTATACCCACGCGCCTGCCCAGCCTCCGTGCCCAGCTCTGGGGTCATCAGGCAGCGGCGGATGCCCGTGCACCCTGTGCCGGCAGCTGGGGCGGTCCGGCTGCCACAGTGCCAAGGCAACGAGCTGCTGGCTGGTCTGGCTCAGGTCGGAAAGGGTTATTTGAATTACTGTGAAGTGTCTTGGagcagccctctcccctcctcgACAGCTCCAGTGGgatttctcccttccttccgCAGTCGTTCTGATCGGGGAGTCCGGGGTGGGCAAAACCAACCTGCTCTCCCGCTTCACCCGCAACGAGTTCAACCACGACAGCCGCACCACCATCGGTGTGGAGTTCTCCACCCGCACCATCCTGGTGGGAGACGCCGTGGTGAAGGCTCAGATCTGGGACACGGCCGGGCTGGAGCGGTACCGCGCCATCACCTCTGCGTAAGGATGGGATGCCCAAAATCGGGGCTCCCCCTGGTACCTGGGTGATGATGCCCTCGTAGTCGAGCCCCACGGGTGAGGATGCTGTGGGGGGTGTCCGGAGCATGGGGTGATGGTGCGGTTCTCCCGTAGGTATTAccggggggctgtgggtgccctGGTTGTCTTTGACATCACCAAGCACCAGACGTACGATGTGGTGGACCGCTGGCTGAAGGAGCTGTATGACCACGCCGAGGCCAGCATCGTCGTCATGCTGGTGGGGAACAAGACTGACCTCGCGCAGGCTCGGGAGGTTCCCATGGAGGAGGCGAAAATGTTTGCAGGTACGGGCTGGCACcctgccatggggctgggggcttgGGAACAGCCCTGGTAGCACGGACCCGCACCAATGCGGGCACCCGAACATCTCTAAAGGGGCTCCAAAATGGAGCTGTGCCCTCGCTGGGGTCTGCATCGTCTCAGGGGACTCCTCTCATTGCAGACAACAACGGGCTGCTGTTTGTCGAGACCTCAGCGCTGGATTCCACCAACGTCGAGCAGGCGTTCGAGACCATCCTGAAGGGTACATGCACCGGCGCCGTGGTGCAGCAGGGTTCTGGGGACCGGGGCATCGCGGGGTCCTTACCGGGGACGCAGGGCTGGGCAGAAGATGTGCAGCGCGtctctcctctgccctgctccaCGTGAGCTCTTCGGGGCTGGTTTCGGTGTTGTCTTTCTGGCTGGTTTGGTTTCCAGCCTTTTGTGCTGGGCGTTTCGCTCTCCGCACCCCATGGCTTTGTTCTCACGGCCCCCGGGCGTCCCCAAAGCCCCGGGGGCTCCTTCTCCCCCTGTAATCCCCAGTCCCCCTTCCTGTTGTCCTGGGCTCCTGACTCAATGTCTCCAGCACCCTGCTGAACCGGCCGTGGGGTGCTGAGGGGACGGGGATGGAGAGGGGTGATGCTCGGCCAGGAGCACCTCTCCAGGAACGGCAGCCAGCAGCATCGGGGCAGGAGCGCAGCGAGGtgtgccatgctgtgccgtgccgtgccgtgccaaGCCAGCCTGGCCCGGCGAGCTGCCAGCCCCGGCACGGGGTAAAGCACTAATCACAGGTTGGGCAAGAGGAAATTGCTTAAGCGCAGGGTGTTCCCCAGGCACCACAGGGATGCAACTTGGGGGAGCTGCTCCCTTGTCACCCCTCAACTCATCCCCTCCGCTGCATAAAGGGGAAGGAGAGCCACCGACGTGCCAAGCAGTGGGCCAGAGGGCCAGCAACGGGAGCTGCCGGCTCGAAGCTGTCCCTGCTTCCCCGGGGGGCCCTTGGCTGACACAcagacccccccccagcacctctTGTTTTGCAGAGATCTTCCACAAagtgcagaagcagaagcagaggagcagccaAACCAACACGGTGTCGCTTGCCAGCGAGAGCCCGGAGAGCACGGCCCCGGCGCAGACGGAGAAGCGCCCATGCTGTGTCGCCCTCTGAGCCGGCCGGGCACCCCGGGAagccccccggggacccccaccGCCCCGGGACATGCCAGTGGTGTAGAGCTGGGTCTGCCTCTGCGCAGACTCGTCTGGCCACCGGCACAGGCTGGTGTCACCCAGCCTGCGGTGCCACCCCTGTCCTGGTGTGGTGGGGACCAGCAATCCGGACAGTGGCCAAATTCTGCCATAAACGGTGGGAAGCACCAGTGCCGGGAGCTCTGCTCTGTCTGCTTCATTTTTGCCGGGCCCTGATTAGCATCACCACCGTCACGCACAGacctcccagcccctccggaCCCGCGGTGCAGAGGACTGATACATCCCCGAGGCACCGCTGGGGAAGGAGCCAGATGGTTCTGGCCGGGATCGTGCCAGCGATGGGCGCCGTTCCGATTGCGTCCGGCCCCCGGGTTGCTCCCGTGGGGCCACCCTGTGCCACGCGCTGGGGATGTGGCTGTCCCCGCAGGTCTCCGTCCTCACCGGGGACTGCTCTGGGGTCATCCCAAGCCCTAAGGAGTCAAGTGGCAGTGCTCAGTCCTTGGCACacctctgtccccatcccagacATGGGACAAGTGTGACGGCAGGACCTAGCGAAGGTCCCTCCTGTCTGCGTGGCGGGACGGGGCTTGGTGCAGAGCCCGGTGCCAAGGGGCCCGGGAGCAGCTCCGTGTCCAGCAAAACGGTGACGCAATCATTAAAGGACTTGCGAAACGCAGGTTTGCTGAGCTGGAATTCCTGCATGTTTGTGGTCCCatcccctgctccccacctccATGACATACCGGAGGTTGTGGCCACCCAAGCAGCCCAGCCCGATGCCATGGTCCTCctgtgccccctcccagacCAATGCCATAGTCCCCCTGCGCCTTGTCCCAGCCCGATGCCATGGTCCCTCTGCACCCCCTCCCAGCCTGATGCCATCGTGTCgtccgtccccccgccccagcccgaTGATGCCACGGTCCCCTTGTGCCCCCTCCCAGACTAATGCCATGGTCCCCCCGTGCCCTGTCCCAACCCGATGCCATGGTCAAcccgtgtcccctcccagcccgaTGCCATGGTCAccccgtgtcccctcccagcccgaTGCCATGatccccctgcaccccatctCAGCCCAATGCCGTGGTCaccctgtgccccctcccagcccgATGCCATGGTccccctgtgccccctcccagacCAATGCCATAGTCCCCCTGCGCCTTGTCCCAGCCCGATGCCATGGTCCCTCTGCGCCCCCTCCCAGCCTGATGCCATcgtccccccacacccccccccagcccgaTGATGCCACGGTccccctgtgccccctcccagcccgATGCTATGGTccccctgtgccccctcccagacCAATGCCATAGTCCCCCTGCGCCTTGTCCCAGCCCGATGCCATGGTCCCTCTGCGCCCCCTCCCAGCCTGATGCCATcgtccccccacacccccccccagcccgaTGATGCCACGGTCCCCCTGTGCCCCGCCCCAGCCCGATGCCACGGTCCCCCTGTGCCCCGCCCCAGCCCAATGCCATggtccccctgcaccccctcccaGCCCAATGCCATGGTCCCCCTGCGCCCCGTCCCTACACAGCCTTTCCCAGTCCACGTCCCCACACCCTTGATGGCTTATGGGGGATGGCTGGCAGTTTATCAGTCCAAACCGGGACTTGGCCTGTGCCAGTTACCCAAAACCCCTCGGAAATGGGAGAATTGCTGCTGGATTCTCCGCATCTTCCTCTAGCTCCAGGCATTCCCTTTCCCTTTGCGCCGTGCACGGCGTGTCAGCCCAGCGTGGCCCTTTGGTGTCCGTGGTTCTTGCGTGGAGAGCGTGGCCGTGACTCTCCCCATCGGTGGCACACGTGCACGCGGTGGTGGCCTTTCCCTGCCGCCGTGCAGCGCTTCGCATGAGGACACCCCGACGCGATGCGCCCCACAGCCCTCGGGAAAGCACGGCGGTGCTGAGCGGGGAGCGGAGCCCTCGCCCGTGGGAGCACCCACATACCTGCCCCCCCACACCCTTACCTGGCCCAGGTGAGCACACCTGGGCGGTGacgggcagccccggccgccaATCTGTGCGGAGGAGGAAGGGCTGTGGCCACCAATGGGTGCGCAGGGGACAgcccctgccagggctggaTAAGGCCCGGAAATCCCAGTTAGCCCAGTGGAAGTGGGGCAGTGGTGCTGGGCAAGATGCGGGGCAAGGATGACGAGTACGACTACCTCTTCAAAGGTGGGTCTCCCACCCTGCCGGTGCTGCTCTGGCCATGCCTGCAATGAGCTGTGCTCGGTCTCAGCCTGCTGCAGGTGGTGCTATCTCCACGCAGCACCCTCGGGATGGAGCTGGAAGCCGGGACTTTGGCTTGTACTGGGATATAACATGCAGTTCCCAGTGCTGGGGACTGGTGGGGGGCTTATTGGGGTGCTCCCCTGTGCTGGATGGAGGGGTGGTGGGTATTGGTGGTGCTGGGGCCTCAGGGAGGAGGTTGAAACGCTGCCGTGGTCTGAGGGTTTGCAGAAAGCTGGTCTGTGGCTGTTTGTGGCCCTAGTGCTAATTAAAGCAGCTCGTTACTGCTGCAGGAGGAGTCTGGAGCCCTCACCTGGGTGCAGCACCCAGGGGAGGGGTGGCCGTGCCCGTGGCAGGGTGCTGGTCCCTGGGGGCAGCCCAAGGAGGCAGGGGCGATGGGGAAAGCTGGTCCTTGTGGCACTGCGGGTGCTGTGCCAGCCCCTGAGCCCCTCTGAGCGGGTTTGGGTGCTCTCCTCTGcgtggctggggtgggaggagcaGTTCTGGGGGCTGAGTGAGCAATCCCGAGAGGAAAAGCCGTGCTGCTCCCGGCTGCAGTTGAGGGAAAGGAGCCAGGGCTCTGGGGTTGTCCTTCCCGGCACTGGTCATGGCGTGACCTCTCTGGTGTGCCGGGGGGACGGCGCTGGGCCCTTGGAGGCCCAACCTTGGTTTTCCTGGCTGCAGGAGCCCAGCACCCCTGCGGagcatccccatcccagccGCCATCCCCTCCGCATGCCGGGTATCCCTGCCCTTAGCAGCTCTCCCCTCACACCGGCCGCCGTGCCGTGGCTGGAGCGGGtgctgggggaaggcaggggacaGCTTGGCAACGTCACAACCTCCCGAGCAATAAAAGCCGGGAGTGAGATCACCCGGCGGCCGGCCGTGAGTCAGCCTCCCCGTGCAGCCCAGCCCGAAAGGCCCCGAGTAATTCCAGCCACCGACACGACGGTAGCCTCCGGCTCCTCGCACGCCTCCCCTGGCCCCTGCCCAGGAAAATCCTTCTCTCTGGAGTTATTCTGGGACCTGGCAAGGGGGAAACTCTGATGCAGCCGGAGCTGGGTCACACCTCGGAGCGAGGCGCCTGGGCAGGAGCTCCTCCGGCCGGTGTGTCCTTTGCTTCTCGCCCAGCGTTGTGCCAGCAGCGCGGCTCTGAGGTGGCCCCGGCGTGTCACCCTCCTGTGGTGCCTGTCCGTTCCCTGTGATCCTACAGGAGCCAGGGCTGAGAGCAGCTCGGCACTGGGCTCTGCATTCCCTTCCTCGGTCTCGTGGTGATCTCTGgagtccttaaaaaaataagaaaactccGTTTTGAATGCAAGGTCTGCTCATCCCTCCTGAAGTAGGAGCAAAGTCCAAGGGAGACACAATGTTTAGGGGCACGGAGCTGGACCAGCGCTCTCCGGGGTTAGACGGCTCCATCGAGACCAGCTTCTCCCCCTGAGAAATGGGAGATGGTCACCGCTCGAAGCAGCGTTATCCTGATTTCCCCTGAGATGGGAGCATCAGCTGCCTTCTGCTGTTGCAAAGCACGATGCAAATTCCAGCTCTGCTCATGGGAAGGCCCTCGATGCTGCTGGAGGGACTCGGGATAGATGAGGAACGGCGCTGGGCATGGCTGCTCCTTGGACACTTCCTCAGGGCCCCTGCGCGGAGCTCCAGGTTGTTTCCATCCTCACCTCTGGGGTGGGACGTGATGCGTAGAGGATGTTTCACCGGTGCTCGCAGGATACGTGCTCTCTGCTTTAACCAGCTCATGCTGCGTGTTCGGAGGCAGCAAGGACTGAGTGTGTCAAATGCTTTTGTGCGCGGGGTGCAGGAGGCTGCTCGGGTCCCTCTCGCCCTTCAAGCTCAGGGGGATGGGGCTGAGCACGCACCCCCTCTGCATCGAGGCGCCCTGGAGACCGCTGCCCCATCCAACcctctccctgcacccctgGCACGGTGCAAAGCCCGCAGAAGCGCGAGGAGCGTGCCGTAGCCATGGGGGTCTGTGCAAGGTCAGCGTGTGCCCGGCAcgggctggctctgctccttcctccctcccccagcctgcTTTCCGAAGGCTTTCCCATAccaatacttttttttgctggctgcaggggtgACGCAGCACGGCACGctcgtgcctcagtttcccctggcTGTACGCGGTGCTGTCTCCTGGCAGTCAGGGCTCTGGCAGGCATCGGCTGCACTGCCCGCCTGTCCCCGGGGCCATGGGGGTGCTTGGGGCcggaggcagcaggagcacgGCACCGCTGGGATAGGGGATGCGGCGGTTGAGCCAGGGGAAGTGGCAACTTCCCGTTGATTAAACACCAAGCCCAGATCAAAGCGGCGAGGCTCCGTAAGCGTTAACGAACCTGGCTCCTCACCGGCCTGAATTTTTCTACCGGTTTATCCAGGGTAGCCCAGACTGTCATCATCCTCCTGAGCCTCCACGTAGCGCGCAGTGGCTTTCAGCGCTGCATGGAGGAGCCACCCTTCCCTCCGTTGCCGGCTGCCCTGGCACGGTGACTGCCAGCGAGGCTCCGGTGCTTTCCAGCTGCCCTCGGAGATCACAGGGAGCTGCTCCACATGCTGTCGGGCTTCGCGGAGCAATGCTGTTTGCAAGCTGTCCTGCAACAAGGGTTTTGGTGAGGGGGTGGCTATGTCGTTGGAGGCTTTGCATCGCAGCCCATGCAAGGGAGCCGAGTCCCTGTGAGCTGGAGTTGATGGGGAAGGGATTATCCAGGACACGGAGCAACATCCTTGGAGGATGGTGGCTGCTGAGCCTTGAATGAGTGTAGGTGTGTCTTGCTGCAAAAGCCAGGCAAATCCTGCAGCGGCTTTGCAGCCCTGGTGATGGGTGCAGCGGTGTGGCATACCCCGTGGTCCCTTGCCGGTGTTGCTGCTCCGGCGTTCTCCCCAGCGTGGTCACCGGATGGTTGTGATCTCGTCCCTGCTGTTGTCTAATCCTGATGGGGAGAAGTCTCCTCTGAGCTTGGTCCCACATGGGTGGTCGGAGTGAAGCGGGATGTGTTTGAGTGCACCTGGAGAATGAACAGAATCGGCagggggggaataaaaaaaaaaaaaaataaaaatcaaaacctgtTGAGTCATAAACTCAACAAACTTGATAGGGGAGCTGTATGATAAAGCCTCCCCGGAGCCTGTTGCACCGGGTTTTACAGGAACCGGCCAGATCTGGGACAGGCAGAAAATGCACTTAACTAACCCACACCCAGGGACTTCCCGGTTCACAGGCTCGACCAGCAGCAgccgaggaggaggatgatgatgatgcTTCCTTTCAGACCAGGTCTTTAAGTCCTCTTGTTTGCCCTCAGGGTTGGAGCTTGGGCTGGGAATAGGAGACCCGGTTCTGCTCGGCCTCTCTGGCGTGGCTGTCTCCGCACGGGTCCTGGCTCCGGTTTTCTGCCCATTTTGTGTACG includes these proteins:
- the RAB25 gene encoding ras-related protein Rab-25, with protein sequence MGSGEEDYNFVFKVVLIGESGVGKTNLLSRFTRNEFNHDSRTTIGVEFSTRTILVGDAVVKAQIWDTAGLERYRAITSAYYRGAVGALVVFDITKHQTYDVVDRWLKELYDHAEASIVVMLVGNKTDLAQAREVPMEEAKMFADNNGLLFVETSALDSTNVEQAFETILKEIFHKVQKQKQRSSQTNTVSLASESPESTAPAQTEKRPCCVAL